The genomic segment GAGGCCGGGCAGAGCCAGGGGGTGTTCAGTGGCCAGGGCAGGCTGCCCCCCCACTGagccctcctctcttctcccacaGTTAAAGCGCAGAACAGTGGCAGGgagtgtgtgtgctgggggtggggtggaggcctcctgggtcctgggcccGAGGCCTGGCCGGCGGGGGAGTCCTCAATCCCAGACCTCCGGCAGGGGGCCAGGCAGGTGTGTGGAAAGCTGCTTGTCCTGGATCCtggtgctgggggcagaggggagcctAGTCTTTGACGAGCTTGTAGACGTGGTGCTGAGCCCCGTGCTCGCTGGTGGAGACTTCAAAGACGAAAGCGATGACGAGGAGGGTCTCTTGGGAGTCCCGGCTCGTGACCACCTGGGGGCCAGGTAGGGAGGATTCAGGGGGTCAGGAGGCACAGGGCCCCGCGGTGTAGGGGCCGACAAGGCCCTCTCCTTTCTGGACAGCCGTCTCCtcacctgccccccgccccctggcgGCGCCCCCACCTGCAGGATGGTGAAGTTCTCCAGCACGCTGTTCATCATGTACTTCTCGGGCAGGTGCTTCAGCTTGTGGATGAAATTGATCATGTACTCGCACATGGGGGAGCGGTGGATGCGGTACACAAAGCGCCCGTTCTCCAGCCTGGCGTACTCCGTCTACGCAGGGCCACGGGGAAGGCGTCACCCAGAGTGGCTGCTCCCAGCCCTGCCGTGCCACCCTGGGCCCCCACTCACCTCTACCTTCTCCACCACCTGCTTGCCAAACGAGCACACCTTGGTGGAGACGCTGATGGTCATGCTGTCGGTGGAGCTGTACTGGGAGCTGACCCCATAGAAGGCTCCCGGGCCCTCCTGGATGGTGCTGTTGAGGTCGGCCTGGGGGGCGGCGAGCAAGGGTGGTGTCAGGTGTGGGCAGAGGCAGgcggttgggggtgggagggggcttcCACTGCACATCTGGGGGATGGGACTGTCGGGAGCAGAGAGGGCCGCTCACCCAGAACTTGACGAGGAAGAAGGCATTAGGGGGCCCCTTCTCATAGAGTTCCTTCAGTCCACCCTTCTTCTCAGGGAACTTGTCATAGATCTGACGCACGTCCACGGCCTCTAGAGGCGGGTCTGAGAAGGCGGGGTTGGTCTGGCCGATGTGCACAAATAGGTGTTTGCTGTACTGTGGGGAGGGCCCAGTGCGGGGTCAGGAGAGAGCCCACGGGCACGGCCGGAGGGCCGCACAGGGATGCTGTCCCTGGGCTGAGGGCCCGCACCGCCGCCCAGGTCTCCCCAGGTTGCGCAGACCCTCACCCCCAGCCACAGGCACGTTACCGTGTCGGGGTCTCGCTGCACCTCCATGAAGGCAGAGTACTCGAGGAGCCGCAGCCGGGAGGAGGCGATGGTGCGGTCCTGCCACACGGGCGCAGAGGCAGCAGCTGGGGGGAGCGGGGTCAGGGGCTCGTAACCTGGGAGGGCGAGACGGACCCTCATCTGCATGGGCCCAAGCGCCTGCTCACATATGGGGCTGCCCCAGCGGCACGGAGCCATCATGTGAACTAGAAAAACGGCGCCCTTTTGGGTACAAACACGGGCTGGGTTCCGACCCTCTGTCATGTCTCCTGGTACAATGTACAACCTGCACGACTGTGCATGGTGGCCCCAGTGGTATACATGGAGGGGTTCCATATGTCACTGTTAATATGTGTTCAAACAGAAAATACAGACAAGTAAAAAGGGACAAATAAAAGTTATCCAGAACCCCAACACCTAGCCAGAGTGAAACTCTGCTAAGATTTTGGTGTATTTCCATAAcaagaattttataaatatatataaatctataggATCTTCATTGGTATGCACTTGTGTAGCAAAGTTCTGGAAGCAACATCATGAAAGGTAAGAGGCCGGTTCCCGGCCTGTCCCAATCCCCTGTAGACAccacccacttctccctcccagCACAAAAGTGTGCGCAGCCTTGGGCACCCTACTCTTCTGAGCAGCTGTGTGGAGGAGCAGGGGCGGCGGTGGCAGTCTTGTGTGGAACTTACTGCTGAGCGTTGGCGGCAGGGGCGGCTGGATGGGGTAGGCTGGCTGTGCAAAGGGCTTGATGCTGCAGATAGGAGCACAGCCTGGTTAGAGGGTCATCCCCTAACCCCACCTGCCACCCGGCCCCATCACCTGGAGTAACATCTGGTTTCAACAGGGAGCCAGCCAGCCTCTCTGCAAAGGCCCAGAAATGCACGCTGACAAAGCTAACTCACCAGCTTCTGGTTTTCTCCATGTTTGAGCTTTTATGAAATCCTGCTGCATCTCACAACTGAGGTGCACGCTTAATGTGCTCTTTCAACCCCACCCCGAGAGCGGCTCATTACACTGAGGGTGTGTGTCTGAGGATGAAAGTCCTCTCAGAACTGAGGGAACCCAGCACCCTCCACTCCCCCATGTGCAGTCTCAGAGACCGACCAGGAGAGCAACTGGGTGAGGAGTAGCTGAAGGATGAATGACAAGCAGGTGAGAAGGCTGATGAGTGAACAGATAGGAATGAACGGACAGATGCACTGCTGGTGCTCCTCCTTCCTCTATTTTTGAATTGAGACTTTGCTGGAAGCCAGCTCCCAGGGGAAGTCCAGTGGGGCCGCCAGGGACCAGACTGTGAGAAGGATGTCCCACGATACTCACTCCTGAGAGGGTCCAGGCTGCTGTCCCAGGAGAGGGGGGCTGCTCCAGAACTGCAGAGATGAGACAAATCCCAGTGGCCCCTCAGCATCCACGACCCCCACCACAGCCCAGCCCCGAAGTCACCCCCTCACCTCAGCCCCACCTCCCAGGCCCCCTGTACCCGTGAGGAAGTGGAGAAGACggcctggggcagaggggagggcggGCTGAACTTGTTCTGTAGGACACTGGCAGAGACGATCTGGGCGGATGACATGGATGCCATGCTCTGGAGGGCTTTGTCCTTGGAGACCTggtcctggggaggggagaggccgtGTGAGGCCGAGGAGGCGGCAGGGCCAGGCTGGAGACAAggctggggctgccccagggcccctcccaggccctcagACTCTGCTGTGTGGGCTTGGGAGAGTCTGGGCCCCTGCCTGGGCCTGTTTCCTAAGTGTACATCACCCCTCTGAGCATGGTCCACCatgagaaagatttttattttattccataacCCGATACCTATCCAAACACTTCCCCTTATGTTGTGTCATGAACCCTCATATTTCCTATTCCATCTCACCAGTGGCTCTGAGTATCGTCCGTGGAGCAACGGCACCAGCATCATTTGgaagctggttagaaatgcaaattctccagCCCCGGCCCAGACCCACTgattcagaaactctgggggtgaaGCCCAGAAATCTGTCTTCGCTGGCCCTGATGGCAGTTCTGATGCACgatgaagtttgagaaccactatatttcattttaaaaaatgtcagttgCCAACCTAACTAAATTGATTTcataattcatattttgaaaatccCTTGTTAGGtgctctccctcacccccacctcgtCCCCCAGTGGAGGGGCAGGATACTTACCAGGTTCATGGCCTGTGAAGGAGAGGGAAGGTACATTAGAAAAGGCACAGGTCAAGGCAGGTGTAGGGTGGGGGCGTGTCATCTCACCCCCCCTCCACTCAATGGCCATCTGGCTCTCGAGTCTGAGGAAGGTAGGGGGGCTCAGAGGTAGCTGTgtacccttcccccaccccactgctcccCAGAGGGAGGGCTTGCTGGCTGGGGGTGCCCTGAAAAGGGCAGGATGGAGACCCAGATGGTGGACAAGCTGGTACCCTGGGTCTGTGCATGCCCCCTGGAGCTGTGATATAAGCACAGGGCCTGGAGCGGGGGGCCCAGTCTGCTGCGCAGCTGTGGAACAGGGAGAAGACACAGCCTACGGGGGCCCCGAGCCCACGTTCTGAGATCCTCAGCTGCAAAGCAGCCAGGATTGAGCATCCAGTGCAAGGAAAAGCCCACCACAAGGACTGTGCCAGCCAATGTGCCCGGgtctcctccctgcccacccgGAGACCCGGTGCAGTTAACAAGCAGCAAttaggaggaaggagggaaaggaaaaagaagaagaaaagaggtggGCCTCAGTGGCCTCCAGACagtcctcctctccctccactgcaTGGCTGGCTGTCCCCCCGGGCTCCTGCTTAGTCCCCAGGGGCCGCAGCCTCCTGTAGCCCAAAGTGGACTTTGGGCTCCATGCCGTCGTATACGTTTGAGGCACCCTCCACCCCGCCACGGCTCTCCCGCCACCTCTCTGCCCTACGCTGGGCTCAGAAGACCCGGCCGGGCCAAGCGGCAGGGGACCCCTACCTTCAACTTGGACTGAATCTCTCGAGATTTCCGCCTGGCTAGAACCTGCAAGTGGCTAGAGACctgtagaaagagagagaaagagagaaaaagagcagaaaggGCAGAAAAGGCAAGAACAGAGCTTCAGCCAGAAAAGAGGCACAGTGGGGCCAGAGAGCTGGCCGCGGCGGAGGCCTGAGCTGTGCAGCGATAGCAGTGGAGGCGCTGAGGAGGGACTGGAGGCCCTAGTCAGGCGCCCAACGTACCTTGATGCCAACCTGGTACTCCCGCACCTTCTTCCGAGCTAGAACCTGTATGTGGCTGGACACCTAggggccgccccgcgccccgccaaagaggaaaacacagacaGTGAGGAGGCACGGCATGGGGTGGCCATGGGCAAGGAGCATCCCAGCCCTCGTCTCTGGGACCAAACGGAAGCAGGGGGAGCTATGGGGCCCTTGTGAGCAGACACCCCTGAGCCCTGCCAATTCTCTGCTCTCTTCTTGGCCCTATTTTGATCAAGAGCCTACAGCAGCCTCCAGGACCACCATGTACACTTGTATCGTTGTTCACCGCACAAGAGGACCTAACGCAGGAAGGACTAAAATCTAGTCCAAGCTCTGCTGCTCAACTTATGTGCCCTGGTGCTGGGCTGCATCTGACCCAGAGGAAGggtatctttttatctttccaaaatggGTGACTTTTTCTCACTGATATCCTcagaagaaacacttttttttttctattttttaaagatttatttatttattcaaataatctctacccccaacatgggactcaaacacAACCtcgagattaagagtcacatactcgggatgcctgggtggctcagtggttgagcgtctgcccttggctcaggtcctgggatcaagtcccacatcgggcttcctgcatggagcctgcttctccctcagcctatgtctctgcctctctctctgtgtctctcatgaataaataaataaaatcttaaaaaaaaaaaaaaaaaaagagtcacatactcttctgactgagacAGCCTGGTGCCCTGAGACACTTTTCTCTGATTGGCATCACCAATGGCCACAATGTTCCTGCTGGCCATCAGATTATAGTAAGGGCCATATCCACTGCCTAAGTCCTTGTGTCAACCCTAACAGCTTGCCAGCCTGTAAAACCAGGCCTGGCCCTTCTCCTGCTTTGCTCATCCAGCCTCTTCTCCCAACATGCCTTCCTTCTCCTTGGACTAATATAGGACAgtatgtgcacacatatacatgtacatttacacacacacacacacacacacacacggttggTGCTCTTAATATCGTTTCTTCTCCAGCGCATTGTCACTAGGCTTCAGAGAAACCATGTCCCTACTATATTCCCCATGAAACAGAAGTGGATACATGGATCCTCTAGGCTGCTTCACGCATTCATTATTGGCAATGGCTGTGGGCTTTCTTTGCAAGTCGTTTTAATCCCCTCAAAGAAACAGTTTCTTTTTAATCATAGACTGAAACTTACTGTGTATGTGAtgtcctgcagcccagggggttAGGGCCCAGGGGTGTGTGCCTCATACTGCCTCACCGGGCACACAGGAATCAGATGTGTGTCCTGCAAGACTACTGATCACTTCATATCATGACAATAAGGGACATTTACTGAATGTAGCTATTATTGTTCTCAGCGTTTTACATGT from the Canis lupus dingo isolate Sandy chromosome 12, ASM325472v2, whole genome shotgun sequence genome contains:
- the TEAD3 gene encoding transcriptional enhancer factor TEF-5 isoform X2, whose product is MKNIWSREPHIWSRSPPALLTDRPLPAPRPSHFLSRSSSRCCLNPLPDRLRAPRSGGARKRGSGCPVGSGPEPRATSTIASNSWNASSSPGEAREDGPEGLDKGLDNDAEGVWSPDIEQSFQEALAIYPPCGRRKIILSDEGKMYGRNELIARYIKLRTGKTRTRKQVSSHLQVLARRKSREIQSKLKAMNLDQVSKDKALQSMASMSSAQIVSASVLQNKFSPPSPLPQAVFSTSSRFWSSPPLLGQQPGPSQDIKPFAQPAYPIQPPLPPTLSSYEPLTPLPPAAASAPVWQDRTIASSRLRLLEYSAFMEVQRDPDTYSKHLFVHIGQTNPAFSDPPLEAVDVRQIYDKFPEKKGGLKELYEKGPPNAFFLVKFWADLNSTIQEGPGAFYGVSSQYSSTDSMTISVSTKVCSFGKQVVEKVETEYARLENGRFVYRIHRSPMCEYMINFIHKLKHLPEKYMMNSVLENFTILQVVTSRDSQETLLVIAFVFEVSTSEHGAQHHVYKLVKD
- the TEAD3 gene encoding transcriptional enhancer factor TEF-5 isoform X1, with protein sequence MKNIWSREPHIWSRSPPALLTDRPLPAPRPSHFLSRSSSRCCLNPLPDRLRAPRSGGARKRGSGCPVGSGPEPRATSTIASNSWNASSSPGEAREDGPEGLDKGLDNDAEGVWSPDIEQSFQEALAIYPPCGRRKIILSDEGKMYGRNELIARYIKLRTGKTRTRKQVSSHIQVLARKKVREYQVGIKAMNLDQVSKDKALQSMASMSSAQIVSASVLQNKFSPPSPLPQAVFSTSSRFWSSPPLLGQQPGPSQDIKPFAQPAYPIQPPLPPTLSSYEPLTPLPPAAASAPVWQDRTIASSRLRLLEYSAFMEVQRDPDTYSKHLFVHIGQTNPAFSDPPLEAVDVRQIYDKFPEKKGGLKELYEKGPPNAFFLVKFWADLNSTIQEGPGAFYGVSSQYSSTDSMTISVSTKVCSFGKQVVEKVETEYARLENGRFVYRIHRSPMCEYMINFIHKLKHLPEKYMMNSVLENFTILQVVTSRDSQETLLVIAFVFEVSTSEHGAQHHVYKLVKD